One Staphylococcus ratti DNA segment encodes these proteins:
- the polA gene encoding DNA polymerase I: MEKLVLIDGNSLSFRAFYALPLLQNKAGIHTNAIYGFARLLEKIMKEESPTHFLVAFDAGKTTFRHDTYQDYKGGRQKTPPELSEQFPYIRQLLDAYQIKRYELENYEADDIIGTLSRQADEQGLQTIIITGDRDLTQLASENVTIYYTKKGVTEVDHYTPAFISEQYGGLVPDQIRDLKGLMGDTSDNIPGVKGVGEKTALKLLHQFKTVEGVYENIDHVSGKKLKEKLENSKADALMSKVLATINRESPIEVSLEDTKRPMSIDESEKINLFKTLEFRQLLNDIDAKAETSTTPQKEYKVLKELSTIEFDKLDSACLHLEVEGDNYIKNDILKLGLKTENAYYVINASEIQSNTALVKWLEHKSTRKLVYDAKKTYVAFKRLGIDIQNIEFDTMLASYLIDPSQAIEDVASVAASYEGTSVQDDVAVYGKGKSFKVPDDDRLAVHIATILDAIDIMCPRMTETLEENEQLKLLHEIELPLAMILGEMEYTGIHTDIETLKTMETEIQAKLEKLISEIHDQAGETFNINSPKQLGVILFEKLSLPVIKKTKTGYSTAVDVLEKLQDEHPIIDAILEYRTLSKLQSTYVEGLQKVIWDDQRIHTRFNQTLAQTGRLSSVDPNLQNIPIRIEEGRKIRKAFKPTHKDSVILAADYSQIELRVLAHITKDKTLQEAFIHNEDIHTTTAMKVFNVDASDVTSLMRRQAKAVNFGIVYGISDYGLSQSLGITRKAAKQFIDDYLNHFPGVKTYMEDIVQDAKQEGYVETLLKRRRYIPDITSRNFNKRGFAERTAMNSPIQGSAADIIKCAMVQLDEALKQSSFKAKMLLQVHDELIFELPKEEVEAFSAFVEEIMENALELDVPLSVESDYGDTWYDAK; the protein is encoded by the coding sequence GTGGAAAAATTAGTTTTAATTGATGGTAACAGTTTGAGCTTTCGCGCTTTTTACGCATTGCCACTTTTGCAAAATAAAGCAGGTATCCATACAAATGCAATTTATGGATTTGCACGTTTATTAGAAAAAATTATGAAAGAAGAGTCACCCACACATTTTCTAGTTGCGTTTGATGCCGGTAAAACAACTTTCCGTCATGACACGTATCAAGATTATAAAGGTGGCCGTCAAAAAACACCTCCGGAATTAAGTGAGCAATTTCCGTATATACGTCAATTGCTAGATGCTTATCAAATTAAACGCTACGAACTTGAAAATTACGAAGCGGATGACATTATCGGAACGTTAAGTCGCCAAGCAGATGAGCAAGGATTACAAACCATTATAATTACTGGGGACAGAGATTTAACACAACTCGCTTCTGAAAATGTAACGATTTATTATACTAAAAAAGGTGTGACAGAGGTTGATCACTATACACCTGCATTTATTTCCGAACAATATGGTGGTTTAGTGCCAGATCAAATTAGAGATTTAAAAGGACTTATGGGAGATACTTCGGATAATATTCCAGGTGTCAAAGGCGTCGGTGAAAAAACAGCGCTTAAGTTGCTGCATCAATTCAAAACCGTTGAAGGTGTATACGAAAACATTGACCATGTTAGCGGCAAAAAATTAAAAGAAAAGCTAGAAAATAGCAAAGCAGATGCGCTAATGAGTAAAGTGTTGGCGACGATTAATCGAGAGAGTCCTATCGAGGTCAGTTTAGAAGATACAAAACGACCAATGTCGATTGATGAGAGTGAGAAAATTAATTTATTTAAAACACTCGAATTTCGTCAATTGTTAAATGATATAGACGCTAAAGCTGAAACATCAACAACGCCTCAAAAAGAGTACAAGGTTTTAAAAGAGCTCAGTACTATTGAATTTGATAAGTTAGATTCAGCTTGCCTTCACCTTGAAGTAGAAGGTGACAATTATATCAAAAATGATATTTTAAAATTAGGTTTAAAAACAGAAAATGCTTATTATGTGATTAATGCTTCAGAAATTCAGAGTAATACGGCATTGGTAAAATGGTTAGAGCACAAGTCAACACGCAAATTGGTCTACGATGCTAAAAAAACGTATGTAGCATTTAAACGTTTAGGCATTGACATTCAAAATATTGAATTTGATACGATGTTAGCAAGTTACTTAATTGATCCTTCACAAGCGATTGAAGACGTTGCTTCTGTAGCTGCCTCTTATGAAGGAACATCTGTGCAAGATGACGTAGCGGTATATGGAAAAGGTAAATCTTTTAAAGTGCCAGACGATGATAGATTAGCAGTGCATATCGCAACGATTTTAGATGCAATTGACATCATGTGTCCGCGCATGACTGAGACGCTTGAAGAAAATGAACAATTGAAACTTTTACATGAAATCGAACTACCGCTCGCAATGATTCTTGGTGAAATGGAATATACTGGAATTCATACAGATATCGAGACGCTTAAAACGATGGAAACAGAAATACAAGCCAAACTTGAAAAATTGATATCGGAAATTCATGATCAAGCAGGTGAAACATTTAATATTAATTCTCCTAAACAATTAGGCGTTATTTTATTTGAAAAACTTTCTCTGCCGGTAATAAAAAAGACGAAAACAGGTTATTCTACAGCAGTGGATGTACTAGAAAAGTTGCAAGATGAACATCCTATTATTGATGCAATACTGGAATATCGAACTCTTTCAAAACTACAATCGACGTATGTCGAAGGGTTACAAAAAGTCATTTGGGATGATCAACGTATTCATACACGCTTCAATCAAACATTAGCTCAAACGGGACGTCTTTCTTCTGTAGATCCAAATTTACAAAATATTCCTATTCGAATTGAAGAAGGACGCAAAATTCGTAAAGCATTTAAACCTACGCACAAAGACAGTGTTATTCTAGCAGCAGATTACTCTCAAATAGAATTACGTGTGCTAGCACATATTACAAAAGACAAAACATTACAAGAGGCCTTTATTCATAATGAAGATATTCATACAACTACAGCGATGAAAGTCTTTAATGTAGATGCATCTGATGTGACATCTTTAATGCGTAGACAAGCAAAAGCAGTAAACTTTGGTATTGTGTATGGGATAAGTGATTATGGTTTGAGTCAAAGTTTAGGCATTACGCGAAAAGCTGCAAAACAGTTTATAGATGATTATTTAAATCATTTTCCTGGCGTGAAAACGTATATGGAGGATATCGTACAAGATGCGAAACAAGAGGGTTACGTAGAGACACTTTTAAAACGTCGTCGATATATTCCAGATATTACGAGTCGCAATTTTAATAAACGTGGGTTTGCTGAACGTACGGCTATGAATTCTCCAATTCAAGGCAGTGCGGCAGATATCATTAAATGTGCGATGGTCCAACTGGATGAAGCACTGAAACAGTCATCGTTCAAAGCGAAAATGTTATTACAAGTGCACGATGAACTTATTTTTGAGTTGCCTAAAGAGGAAGTAGAAGCGTTTAGCGCCTTTGTTGAAGAAATTATGGAAAATGCATTAGAATTAGATGTGCCACTAAGTGTGGAATCTGATTATGGTGACACATGGTACGATGCGAAATAG
- the mutM gene encoding bifunctional DNA-formamidopyrimidine glycosylase/DNA-(apurinic or apyrimidinic site) lyase produces the protein MPELPEVEHVKRGIQPLIEGATIENVTFSPSVIRGKSEGKATIIKGISLEAFKQYTIQFTIEKVYRKSKYILIELMNNTTKRVLISHLGMAGGFFVVKNIDDIPITNYRKHWHVIFHLSNDWLLVYSDIRRFGEIRNVQTLEEYPSILEIAPEPFDDAALPHFLSQFEVKKFQNMPIKRMILEHRVISGCGNIYACEALFDASIDPHRISKTLTLNERIEVFNSVVKALEKGILYGGTSISDYVHADGQRGTMQNNLKVYKQKICSICQSPIETAIIGGRNTHYCKNCQK, from the coding sequence TTGCCAGAATTACCAGAGGTAGAACATGTTAAAAGAGGGATACAACCTTTAATCGAAGGAGCGACGATTGAAAATGTCACTTTTTCTCCTAGTGTCATACGAGGAAAATCTGAGGGAAAAGCAACGATAATTAAAGGCATTAGCCTAGAAGCTTTCAAACAATATACGATACAGTTCACTATTGAAAAGGTATATCGTAAAAGTAAATATATTCTTATTGAATTGATGAATAATACAACCAAAAGAGTGTTAATCTCACATTTAGGTATGGCGGGCGGCTTTTTCGTTGTAAAAAATATTGATGATATCCCAATCACAAATTACCGTAAGCATTGGCATGTGATTTTTCATTTAAGCAACGATTGGCTTCTAGTATATTCAGATATTAGACGCTTTGGTGAAATTAGAAATGTGCAAACGCTTGAGGAGTATCCTTCCATACTGGAAATTGCACCAGAACCATTTGATGATGCAGCTTTACCGCATTTTTTATCTCAATTCGAAGTAAAAAAATTCCAAAACATGCCAATTAAGCGTATGATTTTAGAACATCGTGTGATTTCTGGATGCGGTAATATTTATGCGTGTGAAGCTTTATTTGATGCGAGTATTGACCCGCATCGCATAAGCAAAACATTGACACTAAATGAACGGATCGAAGTGTTTAATAGTGTAGTAAAAGCATTGGAAAAAGGGATTTTGTATGGCGGAACGAGTATTTCCGATTATGTTCATGCAGATGGCCAACGTGGAACAATGCAAAATAATTTAAAAGTTTATAAACAAAAAATATGTTCTATATGTCAAAGTCCCATTGAGACGGCGATAATTGGCGGTAGAAATACCCATTATTGCAAGAACTGTCAAAAATAA